One window of Saimiri boliviensis isolate mSaiBol1 chromosome 4, mSaiBol1.pri, whole genome shotgun sequence genomic DNA carries:
- the LOC101031633 gene encoding beta-defensin 110 — protein sequence MKIQLFFFILLFWVTILPAKKKYPEYGSLDLRRECREGNGRCKNQCHENEIRIAYCIRPGTHCCLQQ from the exons ATGAagattcaactttttttctttattctgctctTTTGGGTCACAATTTTACCAg CCAAAAAGAAATATCCTGAATATGGTAGCTTGGATTTGAGGAGAGAGTGCAGAGAGGGTAATGGTCGGTGTAAAAATCAGtgtcatgaaaatgaaattagGATCGCTTACTGCATAAGACCTGGAACTCATTGCTGCTTGCAGCAGTAA